One genomic segment of Salinigranum rubrum includes these proteins:
- a CDS encoding ATP-dependent DNA helicase → MNPADVPGLPEGVADRLLSEGIEELYPPQAEAVDAGVTTGESVVASVPTASGKTLVAELAMLSAVKRGGKALYIVPLRALASEKKSEFERWEELGFTVGVSTGNYESSGEWLASRDIIVATSEKVDSLVRNDAPWIDQLTCVVADEVHLVDDRNRGPTLEVTLAKLRRINPGLQVVALSATVGNADEIAAWLDAALVDSDWRPIDLRTGVHYGNAITFADGSQREVKVEGKRQTPALVDDALAGDADHGQGSSLVFVNSRRNAEAAAKRLGDVTSNHLTGEERGELNDLADEIEGVSDTETSRDLARAVRKGAAFHHAGLAAEHRALVEDAFRARLVKCVCATPTLAAGVNTPSRRVIVRDWQRYDGEFGGMKPLDVLEVHQMMGRAGRPGLDPYGEAVLLAKDYDTRDELFERYVWAEPEAVRSKLAAEPALRTHLLATIASGFAHTRSGLLDFLDRTLYATQTDDPDYLAGKADTVLDYLERNDFLTREREDGDVRLKATGLGHTVSRLYLDPMSAAEIVDGLAWADENEREMRRRLDGSASTAEAAGASEREEPSGFRTASEMVADTDSGDGDGDEGEGDGEAYESDRTYPTPLGLYHLVSRTPDMYELYLKSGDRERYTEECYEREAELLGRTPSEYSDTQFESWLSALKTARLLEDWANEVDEDRITDRYGVGPGDIRGKVETATWLLGATERIAGDRGFDAVAVREAKKRVEHGVRDELLDLAGVRNVGRKRARRLYEAGIETRADLREADKPVVLGALRGRRKTAESILENVGRQDPSMDDVAADESTREAVDEGGESGPKSASGAGGEREAESDQASLGDFG, encoded by the coding sequence ATGAACCCCGCCGACGTCCCCGGCCTGCCCGAGGGGGTCGCAGACCGCCTCCTGAGCGAGGGTATCGAGGAGTTGTACCCGCCGCAGGCCGAGGCGGTCGACGCGGGCGTCACCACCGGCGAGAGCGTCGTCGCGTCGGTGCCGACCGCGTCGGGAAAAACGCTCGTCGCCGAACTCGCGATGCTCTCTGCGGTCAAGCGAGGCGGGAAGGCGCTCTACATCGTCCCCCTGCGCGCGCTCGCCTCCGAGAAGAAGAGCGAGTTCGAGCGCTGGGAGGAACTCGGATTCACGGTGGGAGTGTCCACCGGGAACTACGAGTCCAGCGGCGAGTGGCTCGCCTCCCGCGACATCATCGTCGCCACCTCGGAGAAGGTCGACTCCCTCGTTCGAAACGACGCGCCGTGGATCGACCAACTCACCTGTGTGGTCGCCGACGAGGTCCACCTCGTCGACGACCGCAATCGGGGGCCGACACTGGAGGTGACCCTCGCGAAACTCCGGCGGATAAACCCAGGTCTGCAGGTGGTCGCGCTCTCGGCGACGGTCGGCAACGCCGACGAGATAGCCGCGTGGCTCGACGCCGCGCTCGTCGACTCCGACTGGCGCCCCATCGACCTCCGGACGGGTGTCCACTACGGCAACGCCATCACGTTCGCCGACGGCTCACAGCGGGAGGTAAAAGTCGAAGGAAAGCGACAGACACCGGCGCTCGTCGACGACGCGCTCGCGGGCGACGCCGACCACGGACAGGGCTCGTCGCTGGTGTTCGTCAACTCCCGACGGAACGCCGAGGCGGCGGCCAAGCGACTGGGCGACGTGACCTCGAACCACCTCACGGGCGAGGAGCGAGGGGAGTTGAACGACCTCGCCGACGAGATAGAAGGCGTCTCGGACACGGAGACGTCGCGGGACCTCGCCCGCGCGGTCAGGAAGGGCGCGGCGTTTCACCACGCGGGGCTGGCGGCCGAGCATCGCGCGCTCGTCGAGGACGCCTTCCGCGCGCGTCTCGTCAAGTGCGTCTGTGCCACGCCCACGCTCGCCGCGGGCGTCAACACGCCCTCCCGTCGAGTCATCGTCCGCGACTGGCAGCGGTACGACGGCGAGTTCGGCGGGATGAAGCCGCTGGACGTGCTCGAAGTCCACCAGATGATGGGGCGGGCGGGCCGCCCCGGCCTCGACCCCTACGGCGAAGCCGTGTTGCTGGCGAAGGACTACGACACGCGCGACGAACTGTTCGAGCGGTACGTCTGGGCCGAACCCGAGGCCGTCCGGTCGAAACTCGCCGCCGAACCCGCCCTCCGAACCCACCTCCTCGCCACCATCGCGTCGGGCTTTGCCCACACCCGCTCGGGGCTCCTCGACTTCCTCGACCGGACGCTCTACGCGACCCAGACCGACGACCCCGACTACCTGGCGGGGAAGGCCGACACGGTGCTCGACTACTTGGAACGGAACGACTTCCTCACGCGCGAGCGCGAGGACGGCGACGTGCGGCTGAAGGCGACGGGGCTGGGCCACACCGTCTCCCGACTCTACCTCGACCCGATGAGCGCCGCCGAAATCGTCGACGGTCTGGCGTGGGCCGACGAGAACGAGCGCGAGATGCGCCGGAGGCTCGACGGGTCGGCGTCGACAGCAGAGGCGGCGGGGGCGAGCGAGCGGGAGGAACCGAGCGGTTTCCGGACGGCGAGCGAGATGGTCGCCGACACCGACAGCGGCGACGGGGACGGCGACGAGGGTGAGGGTGACGGGGAGGCGTACGAAAGCGACCGGACGTACCCCACGCCGCTCGGCCTCTACCACCTCGTCTCGCGCACCCCCGACATGTACGAACTCTACTTGAAATCGGGGGACCGAGAGCGGTACACCGAGGAGTGTTACGAACGGGAAGCCGAACTCCTGGGGCGGACGCCGTCGGAGTACAGCGACACGCAGTTCGAGTCGTGGCTCTCCGCATTGAAAACGGCCCGCCTCCTCGAAGACTGGGCGAACGAGGTCGACGAGGACCGCATCACCGACAGATACGGCGTCGGCCCGGGCGACATCCGTGGGAAGGTCGAGACGGCGACGTGGCTGCTCGGCGCGACCGAACGCATCGCCGGCGACCGGGGCTTCGACGCCGTCGCGGTGCGCGAGGCGAAGAAACGCGTCGAGCACGGCGTCCGCGACGAACTGCTCGACCTCGCCGGGGTTCGAAACGTCGGGCGGAAGCGTGCGCGGCGGCTGTACGAAGCCGGTATCGAGACCCGCGCGGACCTGCGCGAGGCGGACAAGCCGGTCGTGCTCGGCGCGCTGCGCGGCCGGCGGAAGACCGCAGAATCGATTCTGGAGAACGTCGGGCGCCAGGACCCGTCGATGGACGACGTCGCGGCCGACGAGTCGACGCGGGAGGCAGTCGACGAGGGGGGCGAGTCGGGACCGAAGTCGGCGTCGGGGGCCGGCGGAGAACGCGAGGCGGAGAGCGACCAGGCGAGCCTGGGTGATTTCGGGTGA
- a CDS encoding DUF7569 family protein, with amino-acid sequence MEDAPGGNDRHRPDGGRPEVPCEDCGESVAEALTRRVQVTVDGSEIHSHRLCPDCFAAWVDRYDRRMSTGEGDTEDSEIIVD; translated from the coding sequence ATGGAAGACGCGCCCGGCGGGAACGACCGCCACCGCCCCGACGGGGGGCGCCCGGAGGTCCCGTGCGAGGACTGCGGGGAGTCCGTCGCCGAGGCACTCACGCGCCGCGTACAGGTGACGGTCGACGGAAGCGAGATACACAGCCACCGGCTCTGTCCGGACTGCTTCGCCGCGTGGGTCGACCGCTACGACCGCCGGATGTCGACCGGAGAGGGGGACACGGAGGACTCCGAAATAATCGTCGACTGA
- a CDS encoding S9 family peptidase — protein MHLSAVDYLDLTRVDSPAVSPDGATVAYVSHRPRDDETTESSVSVVDRAGGDPRRFTAREGVDAGPAFSPSGDRLAFTSTRGDDDRVQLWVVPTDGGEARQVTTVPGGVRNPRWSPDGTRLAFVSESTQEERDRGVDCDATDYERSTPDPRVVDRLVYRRAAAYLDGTRRHVYLVDVGSGDDGVRETLGAVTRLTDGDRDHASPTWGDDGTLYYAVSRRRDGGDPNDAIEFELVAHDVSRADGVGAVDREAGPGHDDSVRHVAWGESWTPALAATDDGRVAYLDTPTDDGPPVHADVVVVACGTGEETVLTADLDRTVLPDRGFSWGPAFESFYAVTPDEGDFVVRRFRAAEDETADSAGSDESPGPVEHAVVVGDGAVDGLAVGSDFVAVTKSASDHPGDVFVVDAADGSEQRLTTVNADFLSDRTLATPEEVWFESEAGPVQGWLVLPPEGVRPGPDGAEQVPLVVEIHGGPHAMWTTSGSMWHEFQTLAARGYAVFWCNPRGSLGYGETFTTAIQRDWGAVTARDVLAGVDTVCARDEIDESHLFLTGGSFGGYMTAWLVGHDDRFRAAVAQRGVYDLTSFYGSSDAFKLVEWDFETTPSEDAAFLWEHSPASVAHEVTTPTLVLHATEDFRVPVNNAELLYLLLKKGGVDTRLVRYPREGHELSRSGEPGHVVDRLERIARWFDGYSDYHDAPRALDRGDEGLTGSLMDDHDGDERE, from the coding sequence ATGCACCTCTCGGCTGTGGACTACCTCGACCTCACCCGGGTCGACTCGCCGGCCGTTTCCCCCGACGGGGCGACCGTCGCGTACGTCTCTCACCGACCGCGCGACGACGAGACGACCGAGTCGAGCGTCTCCGTCGTCGACCGCGCCGGTGGCGACCCGCGCCGGTTCACCGCCCGGGAGGGCGTCGACGCCGGGCCGGCCTTCTCCCCGTCGGGCGACCGCCTCGCGTTCACCAGCACGCGCGGCGACGACGACCGCGTGCAGTTGTGGGTCGTCCCGACCGACGGCGGCGAGGCCCGGCAGGTCACGACCGTCCCCGGCGGCGTCCGAAACCCGCGCTGGTCGCCCGACGGCACTCGTCTCGCGTTCGTGAGCGAGTCCACACAGGAGGAACGCGACCGCGGCGTCGACTGCGACGCGACCGACTACGAGCGTTCCACGCCCGACCCTCGCGTCGTCGACCGCCTCGTCTACCGGCGGGCGGCCGCGTACCTCGACGGGACACGCCGACACGTCTACCTCGTCGACGTCGGTTCGGGCGACGACGGCGTTCGGGAGACCCTTGGCGCGGTCACCCGACTCACCGACGGCGACCGCGACCACGCCTCACCGACCTGGGGCGACGACGGGACGCTCTACTACGCCGTCTCCCGCCGACGCGACGGCGGCGACCCCAACGACGCCATCGAGTTCGAACTGGTCGCACACGACGTCTCGCGCGCGGACGGAGTTGGCGCGGTCGACCGCGAGGCCGGACCCGGACACGACGATTCGGTCCGACACGTAGCCTGGGGTGAGTCGTGGACGCCTGCGCTCGCGGCGACCGACGACGGCCGCGTGGCGTACCTCGACACCCCGACCGACGACGGCCCCCCGGTTCACGCCGACGTGGTCGTCGTCGCGTGCGGGACCGGCGAGGAAACCGTCCTCACCGCCGACCTCGACCGAACCGTCCTCCCCGACCGGGGGTTCTCGTGGGGCCCCGCATTCGAGTCGTTCTACGCCGTGACCCCCGACGAGGGCGACTTCGTCGTCCGGCGGTTCCGTGCCGCCGAGGACGAGACGGCCGACTCGGCTGGGTCGGATGAGTCGCCCGGACCGGTCGAACACGCAGTCGTCGTCGGGGACGGAGCGGTCGACGGCCTCGCCGTCGGCTCCGACTTCGTCGCCGTCACGAAGAGCGCCAGCGACCACCCGGGCGACGTCTTCGTCGTCGACGCCGCCGACGGGAGCGAACAGCGGCTCACGACCGTGAACGCCGACTTCCTCTCCGACCGGACGCTCGCCACCCCGGAGGAGGTGTGGTTCGAGTCCGAGGCGGGTCCGGTGCAGGGCTGGCTCGTGCTCCCGCCCGAGGGCGTGCGCCCGGGTCCGGACGGGGCTGAGCAGGTCCCGCTCGTCGTCGAAATCCACGGCGGGCCGCACGCGATGTGGACCACGTCGGGGAGCATGTGGCACGAGTTCCAGACGCTCGCGGCGCGGGGGTACGCGGTGTTCTGGTGCAACCCCCGGGGCTCTCTCGGCTACGGCGAGACGTTCACGACCGCCATCCAGCGCGACTGGGGTGCCGTCACGGCCCGGGACGTCCTCGCCGGCGTCGACACCGTGTGCGCCCGCGACGAGATAGACGAGTCACACCTCTTTCTCACCGGCGGGAGCTTCGGCGGCTACATGACCGCGTGGCTCGTCGGGCACGACGACCGGTTCCGCGCCGCCGTCGCCCAGCGCGGCGTCTACGACCTCACCTCCTTTTACGGCTCTTCGGACGCGTTCAAACTCGTCGAGTGGGATTTCGAGACCACTCCCTCCGAGGACGCGGCGTTCCTCTGGGAGCACTCGCCCGCCTCGGTGGCCCATGAGGTGACGACCCCGACGCTCGTCCTCCACGCCACCGAGGACTTCCGCGTCCCGGTGAACAACGCCGAACTCCTCTACCTCCTGTTGAAGAAGGGCGGGGTCGACACGAGGCTGGTGCGGTACCCCCGCGAGGGGCACGAACTCTCGCGGTCGGGCGAACCCGGCCACGTCGTCGACCGACTCGAACGCATCGCCCGCTGGTTCGACGGCTACTCCGATTACCACGACGCCCCGCGCGCGCTGGACCGCGGCGACGAGGGCCTGACTGGAAGTCTGATGGACGACCACGACGGAGACGAACGCGAGTGA
- a CDS encoding TAXI family TRAP transporter solute-binding subunit, which translates to MVQKKFDRRSFLAATGTAALAGLAGCSGGGGGSGGDSGSGDSGSGGSGGDSGSGDSGSGDSGGDSGSGDSGGSGSGSTRLSWHAGGTGGTYFPLSNEFKDVIESNTDGITVQVQSTGASVENVGSLASGDADFALIQNDVAYFAANGSGIEAFQGNAVDSLRGVATLYPETIHIVTLADTGVETPSDLSGATINTGDLGSGTQVNANQILEALGISDFTEQNTGFSQASDQLKNGDIDAAFVVGGYPVGAIEELAATEDVRIVPIEGDARQAVKDAAPFYADDEVPSGTYGLEEAAPTVAVQAMIATNAEQPEDIVQTVTAAIFDNTDSLTIKTDFISAESAQDGMSIDLHPGAQAYFG; encoded by the coding sequence ATGGTCCAGAAGAAGTTCGACCGACGCAGTTTCCTCGCAGCGACAGGAACGGCAGCCCTCGCCGGCCTCGCCGGTTGTTCCGGCGGCGGCGGCGGGTCCGGTGGAGACAGCGGTTCGGGCGACAGCGGTTCCGGTGGGTCCGGTGGCGATAGCGGCTCCGGCGACAGCGGTTCGGGCGATTCCGGTGGCGACAGCGGCTCCGGCGACTCCGGGGGCTCCGGGTCGGGCAGCACGCGTCTCTCGTGGCACGCGGGCGGCACCGGTGGGACGTACTTCCCGCTCTCGAACGAGTTCAAGGACGTCATCGAGTCCAACACCGACGGCATCACGGTGCAGGTCCAGTCGACCGGCGCCTCCGTCGAGAACGTCGGGTCGCTCGCGAGCGGCGACGCCGACTTCGCGCTCATCCAGAACGACGTCGCGTACTTCGCGGCCAACGGCAGTGGGATAGAGGCGTTCCAGGGTAACGCCGTCGACAGCCTCCGCGGCGTCGCCACCCTCTACCCCGAGACCATCCACATCGTGACGCTCGCCGACACGGGCGTGGAAACGCCTTCCGACCTCTCGGGCGCGACCATCAACACCGGCGACCTCGGCTCCGGGACGCAGGTGAACGCGAACCAGATCCTCGAAGCGCTCGGTATCTCCGACTTCACCGAGCAGAACACCGGCTTCTCGCAGGCGTCCGACCAACTGAAGAACGGCGACATCGACGCCGCGTTCGTCGTCGGCGGCTACCCGGTCGGTGCCATCGAGGAACTCGCCGCGACCGAGGACGTCCGCATCGTCCCCATCGAGGGCGACGCTCGGCAGGCCGTCAAGGACGCCGCGCCGTTCTACGCGGACGACGAGGTGCCGTCCGGCACGTACGGGCTCGAAGAGGCCGCCCCGACCGTCGCCGTGCAGGCGATGATCGCGACGAACGCCGAACAGCCCGAGGACATCGTCCAGACGGTCACCGCGGCCATCTTCGACAACACCGACTCGCTCACCATCAAGACGGACTTCATCTCCGCGGAGTCCGCACAGGACGGCATGTCCATCGACTTACACCCCGGCGCGCAGGCGTACTTCGGCTGA
- a CDS encoding DUF1850 domain-containing protein: protein MDDRRRLLALAAVVVATLLAVSGAAAASLPAGQALVVETADTGEELLRVPVEENTTVALEYTHSVEKTRVLDAYAVRDGELVMTRMEFQSYGWGLPARVNVTQENGSFVFDPEGSYDELYVKPGRIAGHELHVGEETYDLVALSDAESVRIYITERTLIDLARSMTRP from the coding sequence ATGGACGACCGACGCAGACTGCTCGCTCTGGCCGCCGTCGTCGTAGCGACGCTGCTCGCGGTCAGCGGTGCCGCGGCCGCGTCGCTCCCGGCCGGGCAGGCGCTCGTCGTCGAGACGGCCGACACCGGCGAAGAACTCCTTCGCGTGCCCGTCGAGGAGAACACGACCGTCGCGCTCGAGTACACCCACAGCGTCGAGAAGACTCGCGTGCTCGACGCGTACGCCGTGCGCGACGGCGAACTCGTGATGACGCGCATGGAGTTCCAGTCGTACGGCTGGGGCCTCCCGGCGCGAGTGAACGTCACCCAGGAGAACGGGTCGTTCGTCTTCGACCCCGAGGGCTCCTACGACGAACTGTACGTGAAGCCCGGCCGCATCGCCGGCCACGAACTCCACGTCGGCGAGGAGACGTACGACCTCGTCGCGCTCTCGGACGCGGAGTCCGTGCGCATCTATATCACGGAACGAACCCTCATTGACCTCGCACGCTCGATGACACGACCATGA
- a CDS encoding TRAP transporter permease, whose protein sequence is MTDSDPERPARDGPDDGDAVRRTDGGTDDRTDPREPEGGSDPNADTDEDVDGAGDELSDAEAEEILEGIERKRTLSAGAAVAVSAIGIVFSLFQIWLAARGFIFEVSLPFVGEVRLAALQLLQVNAIHVAFALVLAFLLFPPTDGGGRVATRLSRVVPALEERAGTSHPLTNAAKGLRRGVRWLVVDDERDRVTPVDVVCIVLATLTAVYMVTEFSEIQQLRVLGLDSGRTIAEYVAGLFVGPLGVLSGPVAAVLGAVPFTGVSYAFFLGAVGTLLVLEATRRALGLYLMLIVASFIVYARWGFIITPDTPLIGVLSIPEGSWANIVQNLWYNTENGVFGIPVTVSVQFIYIFILFGAFLEMSGAGQWFIELAYSATGTRKGGPAKASILASGFMGTISGSSIANTVTTGAFTIPLMKRSGYRPEFAGAVEASASSGGQILPPVMGAAAFLMIEFIGVPFSDIIIAATIPAIVFFFGVWVMVHLEASRAGIGGLSRDDVVDIKSHLSRGWFYLVPLVLLLYYLLVERLTVARSAWFTLVAIMALIAFVAAYNERTRVPLVATIAVLFLAELGAFLTSGVGIVGLLTGASGESRTFVEALFAAGGTLGTIIVLVSLVFMLLRPRGESPLLNFDDAVDTASERLAEGISRPRLAETRPFRYVTFIGKSMDSGARTSTEVVVAVAAAGIIPGVVSATGLGPNLTALIKAVAGGSIVLLLLFTAIASIILGMGMPTTVTYIILVSLLGPAIAQSSNIPLLAAHLFILYFGVIADITPPVAVAAYAASGVAKSDPFRTGTKAFSLSLNKAIVPFAFALTPGILLLRGQNEDFRVLNFADVTEVTYFLPEVVIPIIGVFVGVVALGATVIGYFYSPVGRTERALFVVSAFLLMAPLLVLNAATDILSFVGIVGNVGEPLVVDLGLRAAGAVLFGALTLKNRAASEKQPPRPAGRAEATD, encoded by the coding sequence ATGACAGATTCAGACCCGGAACGACCAGCACGAGACGGTCCCGACGACGGAGACGCCGTCCGCAGGACCGACGGAGGCACCGATGACCGGACCGATCCGAGAGAACCCGAAGGGGGCTCGGACCCGAACGCCGACACCGACGAGGATGTCGACGGCGCGGGCGACGAACTGAGCGACGCCGAAGCCGAAGAGATCCTCGAAGGGATCGAGCGGAAGCGGACCCTGTCGGCCGGGGCCGCGGTCGCCGTCTCCGCCATCGGCATCGTCTTCTCGCTCTTTCAGATCTGGCTCGCCGCCCGCGGGTTCATCTTCGAGGTCTCCCTTCCCTTTGTGGGCGAGGTCAGACTCGCCGCCCTGCAACTGTTGCAGGTGAACGCCATCCACGTCGCGTTCGCGCTCGTCCTCGCATTCCTGCTCTTTCCCCCGACCGACGGAGGCGGGAGGGTCGCGACCCGACTGTCGCGGGTCGTGCCCGCGCTCGAAGAACGGGCCGGCACCTCGCATCCGCTGACGAACGCCGCGAAGGGACTCCGACGCGGCGTGCGCTGGTTGGTCGTCGACGACGAACGCGACCGTGTGACGCCCGTCGACGTCGTCTGCATCGTGCTGGCGACGCTCACCGCCGTCTACATGGTCACCGAGTTCAGCGAAATCCAACAGCTCCGGGTGCTGGGTCTCGACTCCGGACGCACTATCGCCGAGTACGTCGCCGGACTGTTCGTCGGTCCGCTCGGGGTCCTCTCGGGCCCCGTCGCCGCCGTGCTGGGTGCGGTTCCGTTCACCGGCGTCTCGTACGCCTTCTTCCTCGGAGCGGTCGGGACCCTCCTGGTGCTCGAAGCGACCCGACGCGCGCTCGGCCTCTACCTCATGCTCATCGTCGCGTCGTTCATCGTCTACGCCCGCTGGGGCTTCATCATCACGCCCGACACGCCGCTCATCGGCGTCCTCTCCATCCCGGAGGGGAGTTGGGCGAACATCGTCCAGAACCTCTGGTACAACACCGAGAACGGGGTGTTCGGGATTCCGGTCACCGTCTCCGTGCAGTTCATCTACATCTTCATCCTGTTCGGTGCCTTTCTGGAGATGTCCGGCGCCGGTCAGTGGTTCATCGAACTCGCGTACTCCGCGACGGGAACCAGAAAGGGCGGCCCGGCGAAGGCGAGCATCCTCGCCTCGGGCTTCATGGGAACCATCTCGGGGTCGTCCATCGCCAACACGGTGACGACGGGCGCCTTTACCATCCCGCTCATGAAACGCTCCGGCTACCGACCGGAGTTCGCGGGCGCGGTTGAGGCGAGCGCCTCTTCGGGCGGACAGATCCTCCCGCCGGTGATGGGTGCCGCGGCGTTCCTGATGATCGAGTTCATCGGCGTCCCCTTCTCGGACATCATCATCGCCGCGACCATCCCCGCCATCGTGTTCTTCTTCGGCGTCTGGGTGATGGTCCACCTGGAGGCGTCCAGAGCGGGCATCGGCGGCCTCTCTCGGGACGACGTCGTCGACATCAAGAGCCACCTGTCGAGAGGGTGGTTCTACCTCGTTCCCCTCGTCTTGCTGCTGTACTACCTCCTCGTCGAACGCCTCACCGTCGCGCGGTCGGCGTGGTTCACGCTCGTCGCCATCATGGCGCTCATCGCGTTCGTCGCCGCCTACAACGAACGGACGCGCGTCCCCCTCGTCGCGACCATCGCCGTGCTGTTCCTCGCCGAACTCGGCGCGTTCCTCACGAGCGGCGTCGGCATCGTCGGCCTGCTCACGGGCGCGAGCGGCGAGTCCCGGACGTTCGTCGAGGCGCTCTTCGCCGCCGGCGGCACGCTGGGGACCATCATCGTCCTCGTGAGTCTCGTCTTCATGCTCCTCCGGCCGCGGGGCGAGTCGCCGCTTCTGAACTTCGACGACGCCGTCGACACCGCGAGCGAACGCCTCGCCGAGGGTATCTCGCGGCCGCGTCTCGCCGAGACGCGCCCCTTCCGCTACGTCACGTTCATCGGGAAGTCGATGGATTCGGGGGCGCGCACCTCGACCGAAGTCGTGGTCGCCGTCGCCGCCGCCGGCATCATCCCCGGCGTCGTGAGCGCGACCGGGTTAGGACCGAACCTGACGGCGCTCATCAAGGCCGTCGCGGGCGGCTCTATCGTCCTCTTGCTCCTCTTTACGGCCATCGCCTCCATCATCCTCGGGATGGGGATGCCGACGACGGTGACGTACATCATCCTCGTCTCGCTGCTCGGACCCGCAATCGCGCAGTCGTCGAACATTCCGCTGCTCGCGGCGCACCTGTTCATCCTCTACTTCGGCGTCATCGCCGACATCACACCTCCCGTGGCGGTGGCCGCCTACGCCGCGTCGGGGGTGGCCAAATCCGACCCGTTCAGGACGGGAACGAAGGCGTTCTCGCTGTCGCTCAACAAGGCCATCGTCCCCTTCGCGTTCGCGCTCACGCCGGGCATCCTGCTCCTGCGCGGGCAGAACGAGGACTTCCGGGTGCTGAACTTCGCCGACGTCACGGAGGTGACGTACTTCCTCCCCGAGGTGGTCATCCCCATCATCGGGGTGTTCGTCGGCGTCGTCGCGCTCGGGGCGACCGTCATCGGCTACTTCTACTCGCCCGTCGGCCGGACCGAACGGGCGCTGTTCGTCGTCAGCGCCTTCCTGCTCATGGCGCCGCTGCTCGTGCTCAACGCCGCGACCGACATCCTCTCGTTCGTCGGCATCGTCGGGAACGTGGGCGAACCGCTCGTCGTCGACCTCGGCCTTCGGGCCGCCGGTGCGGTGCTGTTCGGCGCGCTCACGCTGAAGAACCGCGCGGCGAGCGAGAAGCAGCCGCCACGACCCGCCGGGCGCGCCGAGGCGACCGACTGA
- a CDS encoding IMPACT family protein, whose product MTAGDADEARDTYRTVAGPGRAEFEVRGSEFIGYVSPAETVADAEAFIETVESEHPDATHNVPAYRVPTDPSKVDVMLREWCSDDGEPAGSSGKPALNVLVQRDLRNLVAVVTRYYGGTNLGVGGLARAYSRAVKEAVDDAGVVEERPHERFSAVVAYDDSGTVRGILESAGVEFDADYDERVSFSVRVPVEEAAELRDRLRSATSGRVELS is encoded by the coding sequence ATGACCGCAGGCGACGCCGACGAAGCCCGGGACACCTACCGCACCGTCGCCGGTCCCGGCCGGGCCGAGTTCGAGGTGCGCGGCTCGGAGTTCATCGGCTACGTCTCGCCCGCGGAGACGGTCGCCGACGCGGAGGCCTTCATCGAGACGGTCGAATCGGAACACCCCGACGCGACCCACAACGTCCCGGCCTACCGCGTGCCGACGGACCCTTCGAAAGTCGACGTCATGCTGCGAGAGTGGTGTTCGGACGACGGCGAACCGGCGGGCTCCTCGGGAAAACCGGCGCTGAACGTCCTCGTCCAGCGCGACCTTCGGAACCTGGTCGCGGTGGTCACGCGCTACTACGGCGGGACGAACCTGGGAGTGGGTGGGTTGGCCCGGGCGTACTCCCGCGCCGTGAAAGAGGCCGTCGACGATGCCGGCGTCGTCGAGGAACGCCCACACGAGCGGTTCTCGGCCGTCGTCGCGTACGACGACTCCGGAACCGTCCGGGGCATCCTCGAATCCGCGGGTGTCGAGTTCGACGCCGACTACGACGAGCGGGTCTCCTTCTCGGTTCGGGTGCCCGTCGAGGAGGCGGCCGAACTCAGAGACCGCCTCAGGAGTGCGACGAGCGGCCGGGTCGAACTGTCGTAG
- a CDS encoding amino acid-binding protein yields the protein MFDEIMQKFEGSPSQQAVIRLLLERGFSVNDDGRVVSGGIEIPNTGIAREIGVDRRVVDSTTDAILADPQLRRIFQNISSIPSLMDLAPVLDLTVLTVEVDDADAPGIVAQVTTLIADRDISIRQTVSEDPEFTDDPKLYLVTDGDIPGDLLTELSDLAFVRRVSIA from the coding sequence ATGTTCGACGAGATCATGCAGAAGTTCGAGGGGAGCCCGAGCCAGCAGGCGGTTATTCGACTCCTGCTCGAACGGGGGTTCTCCGTGAACGACGACGGTCGGGTCGTCTCGGGCGGCATCGAGATCCCCAACACGGGTATCGCGCGCGAGATCGGCGTCGACCGCCGCGTCGTCGACTCGACGACCGACGCCATCCTCGCGGATCCCCAGCTTCGGCGAATCTTCCAGAACATCTCGTCGATTCCGAGCCTGATGGACCTCGCGCCCGTCCTCGACCTCACCGTTCTCACCGTCGAGGTGGACGACGCCGACGCGCCGGGCATCGTCGCGCAGGTCACGACGCTCATCGCCGACCGCGACATCTCCATCCGCCAGACCGTCAGCGAGGACCCCGAGTTCACCGACGACCCGAAGCTGTATCTCGTCACCGACGGCGACATCCCCGGGGACCTGTTGACCGAACTGTCCGACCTGGCGTTCGTGCGGCGCGTGAGCATCGCGTAA